In a single window of the Thermus amyloliquefaciens genome:
- the folK gene encoding 2-amino-4-hydroxy-6-hydroxymethyldihydropteridine diphosphokinase, with the protein MLAYVGLGSNLGDRAAHLLWGLSALSRLPETRLLRLSPLYETEPLGPPQPRYLNLVAELETELPPRALLSEMLRIEEALGRERKERWGPRTLDLDLLLYGDLVLEEEGLKLPHPRLHERAFVLVPLLDLLPEGRHPLLGRTFAELLAALGPQGVWPYRPQRGLVL; encoded by the coding sequence GTGCTGGCCTACGTGGGCCTGGGGAGCAACCTGGGGGACCGGGCGGCCCACCTCCTTTGGGGGCTTTCCGCCCTCTCCCGGCTTCCCGAGACCCGCCTCCTCAGGCTTTCCCCCCTCTACGAGACCGAGCCTTTGGGCCCGCCCCAGCCCCGCTACCTGAACCTGGTGGCCGAGCTGGAGACAGAGCTTCCGCCCCGGGCCCTCCTCTCCGAGATGCTCCGCATAGAGGAGGCTTTGGGCCGGGAGCGCAAGGAGCGGTGGGGCCCCAGGACCCTGGACCTGGACCTCCTCCTTTATGGCGACTTGGTCTTGGAGGAAGAGGGCCTGAAGCTTCCCCACCCAAGGCTCCACGAAAGGGCCTTCGTCCTGGTGCCCCTTTTGGACCTCCTCCCCGAGGGGCGCCACCCCCTCTTGGGCCGCACCTTCGCCGAGCTCCTCGCCGCCTTGGGCCCGCAAGGGGTGTGGCCCTACCGCCCCCAGAGGGGCCTTGTGCTATAG
- a CDS encoding type II toxin-antitoxin system HicA family toxin, with product MSPRLTPIAGKELVRLLQEEGFQVVRVRGSHVRLKHPDGRATTVPVHAGELLHPGTLLGILRDVGWSKEEYERKRLGPR from the coding sequence GTGAGCCCCCGCCTAACCCCCATCGCCGGGAAGGAGCTGGTCCGCCTCCTACAGGAAGAAGGCTTCCAGGTGGTGCGCGTGAGGGGGAGCCACGTGCGCCTTAAACACCCAGACGGCCGAGCCACCACGGTGCCGGTACACGCAGGAGAACTCCTTCACCCGGGAACGCTTCTAGGGATCCTCCGGGACGTGGGATGGAGCAAGGAGGAGTATGAGCGCAAGCGCCTTGGACCCCGTTGA
- a CDS encoding [LysW]-lysine hydrolase: MSASALDPVEFLKGALEIPSPSGQERLVAEYLAEGMERLGLKGFVDEADNARGQVGQGPIQVVLLGHIDTVPGTVPVRLEGNKLFGRGAVDAKGPFVAMILAAAGLSEEAKERLTVHLVGATEEEAPSSKGARFVAPRLKPHYAVIGEPSGWEGITLGYKGRLLVKARREKDNFHSAHHEPNAAEELISYFVAIKAWAEAMNVGQKAFDQVQYALRDFRIQPAELKQVAEMFFDLRLPPRLPPEEAIRHLTAYAPPTIELEFFGREVPYLGPKDTPLTRALRQGIRKAGGKPVFKLKTGTSDMNVLAPHWKVPMVAYGPGDSTLDHTPYEHLEVEEFLKGIEALREALEALAKTHTPLENLG, from the coding sequence ATGAGCGCAAGCGCCTTGGACCCCGTTGAGTTCCTCAAAGGGGCCCTGGAGATCCCCTCCCCTTCAGGGCAGGAACGCCTGGTGGCGGAGTACCTGGCGGAGGGGATGGAGAGGCTGGGCCTTAAGGGCTTTGTGGACGAGGCGGACAACGCCCGGGGCCAGGTGGGCCAAGGGCCCATCCAGGTGGTCCTCCTGGGGCATATCGACACGGTTCCTGGGACGGTGCCCGTTAGGCTGGAGGGGAACAAGCTCTTCGGCCGCGGGGCGGTGGACGCCAAGGGCCCCTTCGTGGCCATGATCCTGGCCGCCGCCGGGCTTTCGGAGGAGGCGAAGGAGCGCCTCACCGTCCACCTGGTGGGGGCCACGGAGGAGGAGGCCCCCAGCTCCAAGGGGGCCCGCTTCGTGGCGCCCAGGCTCAAGCCCCACTACGCCGTCATCGGGGAACCCTCGGGCTGGGAGGGGATCACCCTGGGGTACAAGGGCCGGCTTCTGGTGAAGGCCCGGCGGGAAAAGGACAACTTCCACTCCGCCCACCACGAGCCCAACGCCGCCGAAGAGCTCATCAGCTATTTTGTGGCCATCAAGGCCTGGGCCGAGGCCATGAACGTGGGGCAAAAGGCCTTTGACCAGGTGCAGTACGCCCTTAGGGATTTCCGCATCCAACCCGCGGAGCTCAAACAGGTGGCGGAGATGTTCTTTGACCTCCGCCTCCCCCCCAGGCTTCCCCCGGAGGAGGCCATCCGCCACCTCACCGCCTACGCCCCCCCCACCATAGAGCTGGAGTTCTTCGGCCGGGAGGTGCCCTACCTGGGCCCCAAGGACACCCCCCTCACCCGGGCCCTAAGGCAGGGCATCCGCAAGGCCGGGGGGAAGCCCGTGTTCAAGCTGAAGACCGGGACCAGCGACATGAACGTCCTGGCCCCCCACTGGAAGGTGCCCATGGTGGCCTACGGGCCAGGGGATTCCACCCTGGACCACACCCCCTACGAGCACCTCGAGGTGGAGGAGTTCTTGAAGGGGATTGAGGCCTTGCGGGAGGCCCTCGAGGCCCTGGCCAAAACGCACACGCCCCTAGAAAACCTGGGCTAA
- a CDS encoding GGDEF domain-containing protein: MVPYVLGLSALFLFLGLFPPTAPWSERFLTPLVALVGGGFLIRQKEPLPGLGLLFFGVGDLAWTLEDLGNLPRGLYLEFPYLIGYALLTLWLLRLPGKPPRLSLGLLPLGLLGLLLAFKPELGIDRIYAAWDALLLLFLLPRLEPLFQVGLGGQALRGVGFLLFLAADMAYAFLEAAGGYPMGHPVHLLWTLGYLLLAWGVEEERRGENTFLGQALALGGLFLMPALLLHDPTPWGVRAMALWGGLVGALGLLYALHLEWRRTEAKRLRWTRFLEELTRLSPSVTQTLSPEVVLLGALEAARHLLPQAVGLEVRGRRGLVGERTPHSLAIPFNGDTAYLYLRLPPEEPVPSGFLSLLGERLRQVLKQVEWGTLALTDPLTGLLNRRGLETELPKLLALARRYQAPLSVVMLDIDRFKRVNDTYGHPVGDEVLKLLGRILQASVRREDLAVRHGGEEFLLLLYGANREAAKEVVERIRYRFRTQRVDPIPYPLTLSAGIAGGEVPEDEAQLEEWILKADYALLRAKETGRDRVTMA, from the coding sequence GTGGTTCCCTATGTTCTGGGCCTTTCCGCCCTTTTCCTATTCCTCGGCCTATTCCCGCCCACCGCACCCTGGAGCGAGCGCTTCCTCACGCCTTTGGTGGCCCTGGTGGGGGGCGGTTTCCTCATACGCCAAAAAGAGCCCCTCCCTGGCTTAGGGCTCCTCTTCTTTGGGGTGGGGGATCTGGCCTGGACCCTGGAGGACTTGGGCAACCTGCCCCGCGGACTCTATCTGGAGTTTCCCTATTTAATCGGCTACGCCCTCCTCACCCTTTGGCTCCTCCGCCTTCCCGGGAAGCCGCCCCGCCTATCCCTTGGCCTTCTTCCCCTGGGGCTTTTGGGCCTGCTTTTGGCCTTCAAGCCGGAACTGGGTATAGACCGCATCTACGCCGCGTGGGACGCCCTGCTCCTCCTTTTCCTCCTGCCCCGGCTGGAGCCCCTCTTCCAGGTGGGGCTAGGGGGGCAGGCCCTTCGGGGGGTGGGCTTCCTCCTCTTCTTGGCGGCGGACATGGCCTACGCCTTCCTGGAGGCAGCGGGCGGCTACCCCATGGGCCACCCCGTCCACCTCCTCTGGACCCTGGGGTATCTGCTCCTGGCCTGGGGCGTGGAGGAGGAGAGGCGTGGGGAAAACACCTTTTTGGGGCAGGCCCTGGCCCTAGGGGGGCTCTTCCTGATGCCCGCCCTTCTCCTCCACGATCCCACCCCCTGGGGGGTGCGGGCCATGGCCCTCTGGGGAGGGCTGGTGGGCGCCCTGGGCCTCCTTTATGCCCTCCACCTGGAGTGGCGGCGCACGGAGGCCAAGCGGCTCCGCTGGACCCGCTTCTTGGAGGAGCTCACCCGCCTCTCCCCCAGCGTGACCCAGACCCTAAGCCCGGAAGTCGTCCTCTTGGGGGCCTTGGAGGCGGCAAGGCACCTCCTGCCCCAAGCCGTGGGCCTCGAGGTGCGGGGGAGGCGCGGCCTGGTGGGGGAGCGCACCCCCCACTCCCTGGCCATCCCCTTCAACGGGGACACGGCCTACCTCTACCTGCGCCTCCCTCCCGAAGAGCCCGTGCCTTCAGGCTTCCTCTCCCTCCTGGGCGAGCGCCTTCGGCAGGTGCTGAAACAGGTGGAGTGGGGTACCCTGGCCCTCACCGACCCCCTCACGGGGCTTTTGAACCGCAGGGGTCTGGAAACCGAGCTCCCCAAGCTCCTGGCCCTGGCCCGCCGTTACCAAGCCCCCTTGAGCGTGGTGATGCTGGACATCGACCGCTTCAAGCGGGTGAACGACACCTACGGCCACCCCGTGGGGGACGAGGTCCTAAAGCTCCTAGGCCGCATCCTCCAGGCCAGCGTGCGCCGCGAGGACCTGGCGGTGCGCCACGGGGGGGAGGAGTTTTTGCTTCTCCTTTACGGGGCAAACCGCGAGGCGGCCAAGGAGGTGGTGGAGCGCATCCGCTACCGCTTCCGTACCCAGCGGGTGGACCCCATCCCCTACCCCCTGACCCTTTCCGCGGGCATCGCAGGGGGGGAGGTACCGGAGGACGAGGCCCAGCTGGAAGAGTGGATCCTCAAGGCGGACTACGCCCTCCTGCGGGCCAAGGAAACCGGGCGGGACCGCGTCACCATGGCGTAA
- the plsX gene encoding phosphate acyltransferase PlsX has product MRIALDAMGGDRAPGVTVQGAFLAAKEGVEVLLVGEEARLRAELARLGTSLPIHHAPDWIPMEEHATEVRKRRESSIMVAMDLLKRGEVQAVVSMGHTGATMAAALFTLGRVKGVERPALLVEFPSQRGRTFLLDGGANADCRPFFLVQFAAMGLAYAEASGLKDPKVGLLSIGEEEGKGNALVLEAYPLLKAAFGGRFHGNVEGRDVFLGTAEVVVTDGFTGNVVLKLAEGEAKVLLGWVKEALTSSPLARLGALLAKGALRRVRDKVDPSQYGAMPLLGVEGAVFIGHGSADALAVKNALLRARNLVAAGLLDRVRAGLSALHV; this is encoded by the coding sequence ATTAGGATCGCCCTGGACGCCATGGGGGGGGACCGGGCCCCCGGGGTTACGGTCCAGGGAGCCTTCCTGGCCGCCAAGGAAGGGGTGGAGGTCCTTTTGGTGGGGGAGGAGGCCCGCCTGCGGGCCGAGCTTGCCCGCCTGGGGACTTCCTTGCCCATCCACCATGCTCCAGACTGGATTCCCATGGAGGAGCATGCCACCGAGGTGAGGAAGCGCCGGGAAAGCTCCATCATGGTGGCCATGGACCTTCTAAAGCGGGGCGAGGTCCAGGCGGTGGTGTCCATGGGCCACACCGGGGCCACCATGGCCGCAGCCCTCTTCACCCTGGGGCGGGTCAAGGGGGTGGAAAGGCCTGCCCTCTTGGTGGAGTTCCCCAGCCAAAGGGGACGCACCTTCCTCCTGGACGGGGGAGCCAACGCCGACTGCCGCCCTTTCTTCTTGGTACAGTTCGCCGCCATGGGCCTGGCCTATGCCGAGGCCAGCGGCCTTAAGGACCCCAAGGTGGGCCTTCTTTCCATTGGGGAGGAGGAGGGGAAGGGCAACGCCTTGGTGCTGGAGGCTTATCCCCTCCTGAAGGCCGCTTTCGGGGGGCGCTTCCACGGCAACGTGGAGGGGCGGGACGTCTTCCTGGGCACCGCGGAGGTGGTGGTCACCGACGGCTTCACCGGGAACGTGGTCCTGAAGCTGGCGGAGGGGGAGGCCAAGGTGCTTCTGGGCTGGGTCAAGGAGGCCCTCACCTCAAGCCCCTTGGCCAGGCTCGGGGCCCTGCTGGCCAAGGGGGCCCTGCGCCGGGTGCGGGACAAGGTGGACCCCTCCCAGTACGGGGCCATGCCCCTTTTGGGGGTGGAGGGGGCGGTCTTCATCGGCCACGGTTCCGCCGACGCCCTGGCGGTGAAAAACGCCCTTCTCCGGGCCAGGAACCTGGTGGCGGCGGGGCTTTTGGACCGGGTGCGGGCGGGCCTTTCCGCTTTACACGTCTAG
- a CDS encoding RNA-binding protein S1 has protein sequence MEIEAGSIVEGRVVRVTDFGAFVELPGGEQGLVHISQIAHEFVRNVRDFLNEGDIVQVMVKGRDAKGRLDLSIKDLTPAPEGAPPPRPRRLPKQSPEFENKLKSFLRGTGGFGGKGGKKGGKKKR, from the coding sequence GTGGAGATAGAAGCGGGAAGCATCGTAGAGGGCCGCGTGGTGCGGGTTACGGATTTTGGCGCCTTTGTGGAGCTCCCGGGGGGCGAGCAGGGCCTGGTGCACATCTCCCAGATCGCCCACGAGTTCGTGAGGAACGTGCGGGACTTCCTCAACGAGGGGGACATCGTCCAGGTGATGGTGAAGGGCCGGGACGCCAAGGGGCGTCTGGACCTTTCCATCAAGGACCTCACCCCCGCCCCGGAAGGGGCTCCGCCCCCCAGGCCCAGGCGCCTGCCCAAGCAGTCCCCCGAGTTTGAGAACAAGCTCAAAAGCTTCCTCCGGGGCACCGGGGGCTTTGGCGGCAAGGGGGGCAAGAAGGGCGGCAAGAAAAAGCGTTAA
- the trxA gene encoding thioredoxin encodes MVKPIEVTDANFDQTLGGHPLVLVDFWAEWCAPCRMIAPILEELAREYEGKLLVAKLDVDENPKTAMRFRVMSIPTVILFKNGQPVEVLVGAQPKRNFEAKIQKHLPASA; translated from the coding sequence ATGGTGAAGCCCATAGAGGTTACCGACGCCAACTTTGACCAGACCTTAGGCGGACACCCCCTGGTCCTGGTGGACTTCTGGGCGGAGTGGTGCGCTCCCTGCCGCATGATCGCTCCCATCCTGGAGGAGTTGGCCAGGGAGTACGAGGGGAAGCTCTTGGTGGCCAAGCTGGACGTGGACGAGAACCCCAAGACGGCCATGCGCTTTAGGGTCATGAGCATCCCCACGGTGATCCTCTTCAAAAACGGCCAGCCGGTGGAGGTCCTGGTGGGGGCCCAGCCCAAGCGCAACTTTGAGGCCAAAATCCAGAAGCACCTCCCTGCGAGCGCATGA
- a CDS encoding type II toxin-antitoxin system HicB family antitoxin: MRQRFHVEVEWDEEGYLVAHVPELRAHTQAKSFAELLERLQEAIAVSLDTEEEVVVRGFSGDLEIEAA; encoded by the coding sequence ATGAGGCAGCGCTTCCACGTGGAAGTGGAATGGGACGAGGAAGGCTACCTGGTGGCCCACGTCCCGGAACTTAGAGCCCACACCCAGGCCAAGAGTTTCGCCGAGCTGTTAGAACGCCTCCAGGAAGCCATAGCCGTTTCCTTGGACACGGAGGAAGAAGTCGTCGTGCGGGGATTTTCCGGGGATTTGGAGATCGAAGCGGCGTGA